Within the Catalinimonas niigatensis genome, the region ATCATAAGTTCTCAAGAAGCGACTAGACTACTTGTTATATTCATTATTCATTCAATATTATAATTTGAGTGGTAAATTCTGAGGTGCTTCTTATTTTACATTTACAATAAATCACAGAAGTAGGCTCTTTAATTTGAAAAGAGGGTGAATACCATCCTAGGATAGGCTTGGTACTTCCTTTGATCACTTCACAAGTCAAAGCCTCCGGCAAATAAAGCTCAACTTTTCTTGCTTTGGGATGCATTAATAAAAAGTGATGACTATTTAACTGTTCTACTGAGACTGACGGATGTAAATGCAGAGGCATCTCTATTTGGTGTTGATTACTCCTTTTTAATAATAATTCATCAGTTACTATCAACTGATCCATCTCTTTATCAAACTGAAGTTTTCTGTGATGCATTACTCCTAGTTTTTTATATCCATTGTGACTGGCATAAATCATATCCTGATTGGAGGTTTTCTCCTGTCCTAATAGTTTTGTTTGAAAATGATTAAGCCACATGGTGGGGCCGGCACTCATAGCCTGATCTGTTTCGTCCACACGGATGGTATTATGGGCTAAAGCACCTAAAAAATACTTACGCCACTCCGCTTCGGTATGGTAAGTATATGTTCCGGAATCTATAATGATAGGATAGCCATCTATATGCAGTATAAAGGATAATGCATCGGAATGGCCGTGGGCAGCAATAGATAAAAAACCTAGTGGCGCAGCATCAAAATGGATAAAGACTTCTTTATTTTCCTCTCTGTTTTGTTTCCTGAGAATAAAATGTCCTTCCGACAGGTAAAATTTAGAAGTATTATTTTCATTGCTTGTCTCAATTTGATCATACTTGCTTTTTCCTTCCTCGCCAAATAGTATGGCATTCTTGGTATCAAAGCCATTATCCTGCTGTTTCCATTGAGCATTTTTAAAGAGGATAACACCTGAAGTCAGGATTGATTTGAAATTATCAGCGTGAAGATCAGTATTTAAAATTACTACTTTTCCATCATCTTCATCTCCATAATAAACAATATTGCCCTTCAGATCCATCATTTGGAAAATATAGTCGCAGATATTTTCCAGTTGGTCACGATAGCTAACGGAAAAATGATGCCCGCTATGCTGCCCGACCACATAGGGAATCAGGAAAAAGTCAGTGATAAACTGAATATATTCGGCTGCTTCTTCCTTATTTACTCCCTGCTTTGAGTGTTGCAGTATAATCTCCTGCTCTAAACCTTCTTGTGCATGTACTCTCCAGTGGTCAGACTCCTCAAAATGCCAGAAGCAGGATGCTATAAAGAGTCCGGCATGCTCACTGATCAGATGATTATTGGCAGAAGAATACTTGGAAGGATTCTGAAAACTGTACTGCATATGCAGATAAATACAAGGCAGCCATTTTTTTTCTACAAAACTTTTGAAGTCAGCTCTACTTTCCATCAACTGATTAACATCCAATAGTTCCCAGCAGAAAAACCAAACAATCAGCCTTATATTCACTTCAATATTGCTGTACCAGTTTACTCCCTGAAGGTAAGGGTTAGCATCTATCCAGGAAGTCATGATTTCCTGAAATTGTTCCAGATATTTTTCTTCTTTATTCTGCCGGTATTGCAAAGCAATCAAGGTAAGAAACTGCATCCGGTTTACTTCCCACACATGCTTGGCACTTCCAAACTCTTCTGTACGAATATTAATGTCTTTGGAAAAAGACATGGGAAATCTTTTACCAGAGGAAATGTCCAAATGCCAATCTATGGGCTGGTCATACTGAAAATGCTGCCCAAAAATATCTATGTATTGCTCTGCAACTTCAGCTTTTACTTCAGAGTGCGGAAGAATTCTGGGAACTGGCTGAATAAGCTTAACCTCCGGAGGATAAAAGTCCACGAGATTTTTCTTTTCTTTTCTCTTTTGTAAGAACTGTTGAGCACGAAACCCAATTTCAGGAAGAGACATGGTACGCAGTCGGTAATAATACCAGGAAAGAGACATGAGGAATTTTATTGATTTGAAATTTCTGCAAAATAGAAATTTTTTGTTATCAAAAAGCCAGTAGCCTCTATAACATACTGATTATTTTTTGACTGTTTTCTGATACGAATAGTCAAAATTGGAAGTAGAAAAAATTGATAAATAATTAGCAAACGGTAAATCAGCGGAATATAGTTCACTTTACATTATAAGGGCTACACTGGTCTGATTTATCAAAAAGAAGAGGCAGAAGGGTTAGTATTTTATTTCTGATAGGTTTTACCAAAGAAGATTAGCTGTCTTTTTCTTCTGT harbors:
- a CDS encoding alginate lyase family protein yields the protein MSLSWYYYRLRTMSLPEIGFRAQQFLQKRKEKKNLVDFYPPEVKLIQPVPRILPHSEVKAEVAEQYIDIFGQHFQYDQPIDWHLDISSGKRFPMSFSKDINIRTEEFGSAKHVWEVNRMQFLTLIALQYRQNKEEKYLEQFQEIMTSWIDANPYLQGVNWYSNIEVNIRLIVWFFCWELLDVNQLMESRADFKSFVEKKWLPCIYLHMQYSFQNPSKYSSANNHLISEHAGLFIASCFWHFEESDHWRVHAQEGLEQEIILQHSKQGVNKEEAAEYIQFITDFFLIPYVVGQHSGHHFSVSYRDQLENICDYIFQMMDLKGNIVYYGDEDDGKVVILNTDLHADNFKSILTSGVILFKNAQWKQQDNGFDTKNAILFGEEGKSKYDQIETSNENNTSKFYLSEGHFILRKQNREENKEVFIHFDAAPLGFLSIAAHGHSDALSFILHIDGYPIIIDSGTYTYHTEAEWRKYFLGALAHNTIRVDETDQAMSAGPTMWLNHFQTKLLGQEKTSNQDMIYASHNGYKKLGVMHHRKLQFDKEMDQLIVTDELLLKRSNQHQIEMPLHLHPSVSVEQLNSHHFLLMHPKARKVELYLPEALTCEVIKGSTKPILGWYSPSFQIKEPTSVIYCKCKIRSTSEFTTQIIILNE